Genomic DNA from Candidatus Krumholzibacteriia bacterium:
ACCGGCTGGCGGGGACGAGCATGGGCTCCATCATCGCCGCCTCCTACGCCGCCGGGGTCTCCATCGACGACTGCAGCGCCCTTTTCCGCGACTCCTTCCGCAAGCGTCGGGTGCTTTCGATCCTGCTCCGCGACCTCAGCTTTTCCGGGAGCGGCATCCTCCGCGGCCAGGAGGTGACGCGCATGCTGGAAGCCTTCGTCGGCGCGGACCTCACCTTCGAGGACCTGCGCCTGCCGCTTCGCATCCCCGCCTGCGATCTGGCCGATGGCAGCGAGGTGGTCTTCGACAGCGGGCCAGTGATCCCGGCGATCCGGGCTTCCATCAGTTTGCCGGGGATTCTCGCGCCCTTCCATTATCAAGGCCGGCAACTGGTGGATGGCGCACTGTTGCGCCCCATCCCGGTGCACCTCCTGGGGAACGACGAGGTGGAGGTGAAGATCCCGGTGCGCGCCGTGCGCCGGAGGTCGCGGACGCAGCTGCACGAAGACCTGCAGCGAGCCCGCCGGGAGCACCGGCTTTCTTCCATCGTCCGTCGACGTGGCGAGGACTTGTTCAGCGTCGTCTGGCGCGCCATGTCGCTCATCATGCAGGACGAATTCGCCGAGATGGTCTTCGACGACTTCGACATCTACATCAAGCCGCAGCTCGATCTCGAACTGTCGCAGGACACCACGCGCCTCGACGAGATCATCCAGGCGGGATACGAGGAGACGGTGCGCACCCTGCCTGCCATCCGGGCGGCGCTCGAGGCCAGCGCGGCGGGCTCACCGCGGCAGCGCCAGGCGGAAAGCGGCCACGACCCGCTGTCCGAGGCACTGGACGCGGAGTTCCAGGATTAGGGCGTGGGGCGCGGGCGCGGGCGTCGCCCCAGTTCCTCGCGCATCTCTTCGGTCAGTTCGGCGAGGACCGCATGCAGCGACTGGGTGGCGCCCTCGCGGAGCAGCAGCAGCTCCACCCTCTGGCCCGGTCGGAAGAGGGCGATGCGGTTGCGGAAGGAGGAGACCTTTTCCAGGGGTTGTCCGTCCAGGGCGACGATGATGTCGCCGGCCAACAGCCCCGCGCGCGCTGCGGGGCTCCCCGCGTACACCGAGCCGACGCGGACGCCCGCCGGGTGCGGCATGCCGGCCGCGCGGGCGGCTTCGGTCGGGACGGCCTCGACGTCCACGCCCAGCCAGGCGCGGGTGACGTGACCGTCGTGCAGCAGTCGCGTGGCGATGTCGCGAGCGAGGTTGATGGGGATGGCGAAGCTGACGCCCTGGGAACTGCCGTTCTGTGTGGCGATGGCGGTGTTGATCCCGATCACCTGGCCGCGCAGGTTCACCAGCGGGCCGCCGCTGTTGCCTGGGTTCACCGCGGCGTCGGTCTGCAGGAAGTCCTCGTAGTCGGTGACGTTCACGTCGTCCCGCCCCTTGCCGCTGATGATGCCGGTGGTGACGGTGCTGCCGAGAGAGGCGCGGAAGGGGCTGCCGATGGCGAGGACCCATTCGCCGACGCGTACGTCGTCGGAATCCCCGAGCTGCACGACGGGCAGGCTGGCGGCTTGAACATGAATCAGGGCGATGTCCGTGTGGCTGTCGCGGCCGACCACGGTGGCGTTGTATTCCTGTCCGTCGCTCAGGCGCACCACCAGTTCCTCGGCGTCTTCGACCACGTGGCTGTTGGTGAGGATGGTGCCATTTTCCTGCAGGATGAAGCCCGAACCGTGCCCTTGCACCGATGGGTGCTCGCCGCCGAAGAAGCGCTGAAAGAGGCCGTTGTCGTCTCCTTCGAGGCGGCGGCGGCTGATGACGGTCACCACGGCCGGGGTCACTGCGGCGGCCACGTCGGCGAAGCGGTCGAGGCCACTGCTCGGGGAAAACGACCGGAGGGAGCGCCTGGAATCGGGCCCAGAAGGTCCGAGCAAAGGAGAAGTGCTGAGGGGGAGGCGCGTTATCGGGGTCGCTTCAGGTCGTTCTGGAAGGGAGGCGGGAGCTTGTCGGTCGAGCTCCTGATCTCGCCCTCCAGGGGTCGAAGAGGCGAGCGGTCGTAAGGCGATGGAGCGGAGCCGGAACCCTGCCGCCGTCCCGACGATGAGGCCGCAGACGACGACCAAAGCCATGAAGGGCCCGGATCCCGGCCGGAACCCCACGAGAACCTCCCCCCGGGGCCCGTACAGAGGCACGATGGCCCGGGCGGGCAGCACGCGAGATCAGTGAGCGCCGGTGAATTCGATCTCGCACGTGCCTCGTCCGGGCCAATCGTACCATGTGAAACGCAGGAACCGGCGAGGAGTTCCAGTTTCGTCGAGGAGGATCCGTGCAGGCCGGAACCCCCAGGCTCTATTTCGAGACCATCCGACGGCTTCGGGCCGAGCAGGTGGTTTACCAGCTACGCCGGCGCCTAGGCACCCTGCGGCCGGCTCCGCGAGCGGATTCTGCCCCAGCCGCCTTGGCCCCCAGGGAGGGCTGGGGTCCACGGGTGCCGCGCTGCCGGACGGCTCCGGAGACCGATGTGCTCGCCGGGAGCTTCCGCTTCTGGGGGACGGAGCGACACCTCGATCTCGAAGCCCCCTGGCTGGCCCCGGATCTCGGCGCTTCCTGGAACTATCCCCTGCATTATTTCGACGCCCTGCCCGCCTTGGCAGATCTCGCCCGAGAGGATGGGCCAAGCCTTCGAACCCTCTGTACCTTCGTGGGGCGTTGGATCGAGCACCATCCGCCGGGGAAAGGAATCGGCTGGGAGCCGTATCCCACCGCGCTCC
This window encodes:
- a CDS encoding trypsin-like peptidase domain-containing protein encodes the protein MTPAVVTVISRRRLEGDDNGLFQRFFGGEHPSVQGHGSGFILQENGTILTNSHVVEDAEELVVRLSDGQEYNATVVGRDSHTDIALIHVQAASLPVVQLGDSDDVRVGEWVLAIGSPFRASLGSTVTTGIISGKGRDDVNVTDYEDFLQTDAAVNPGNSGGPLVNLRGQVIGINTAIATQNGSSQGVSFAIPINLARDIATRLLHDGHVTRAWLGVDVEAVPTEAARAAGMPHPAGVRVGSVYAGSPAARAGLLAGDIIVALDGQPLEKVSSFRNRIALFRPGQRVELLLLREGATQSLHAVLAELTEEMREELGRRPRPRPTP
- a CDS encoding patatin-like phospholipase family protein — translated: MARPAAGAPPGAAAAGGPRLGLAFGGGLPFGLVALGVLRAIENDGLRIHRLAGTSMGSIIAASYAAGVSIDDCSALFRDSFRKRRVLSILLRDLSFSGSGILRGQEVTRMLEAFVGADLTFEDLRLPLRIPACDLADGSEVVFDSGPVIPAIRASISLPGILAPFHYQGRQLVDGALLRPIPVHLLGNDEVEVKIPVRAVRRRSRTQLHEDLQRARREHRLSSIVRRRGEDLFSVVWRAMSLIMQDEFAEMVFDDFDIYIKPQLDLELSQDTTRLDEIIQAGYEETVRTLPAIRAALEASAAGSPRQRQAESGHDPLSEALDAEFQD